One region of Salvelinus namaycush isolate Seneca chromosome 3, SaNama_1.0, whole genome shotgun sequence genomic DNA includes:
- the LOC120044751 gene encoding tubulin alpha-8 chain-like — MYVIDFVVDEIRNGHYRQLYHPEQLISGKEDAANNYARGHYTIGKEIVDSVMDRMRKMADQCTGLQGFLIFHSFGGGTGSGFGALLMECLSVDYGKKSKLEFSVYPAPQVSTAVVEPYNSILTTHTTLEHSDCSFMVDNEAIFDICKRNLGVERPSYTNLNRLIAQIVSSITASLRFDGALNVDLTEFQTNLVPYPRIHFPLVTYAPIISAEKAYHEQLSVPEITNACFEPANQMVKCDPRRGKYMACCLLYRGDVVPKDVNAAIASIKTRRNIEFVDWCPTGFKVGINYQPPTVVPGGDQAKVQRAVCMLSNTTAIAEAWSRLDHKFDLMYAKRAFVHWYVGEGMEEGEFSEAREDMAALEKDYEEVGADSGDACEDE; from the exons ATGTATGTCATTGATTTTGTTGTAGATGAGATCAGGAACGGCCACTACCGTCAGCTGTATCACCCTGAACAACTCATCAGTGGCAAGGAAGACGCTGCCAATAACTACGCTCGTGGCCATTACACCATCGGCAAGGAGATTGTGGACTCTGTCATGGACAGGATGCGCAAAATG GCTGACCAATGCACTGGACTACAAGGGTTCCTCATCTTCCATAGTTTTGGAGGAGGGACCGGCTCTGGCTTTGGGGCCCTGTTGATGGAATGCCTGTCTGTGGATTACGGCAAGAAGTCTAAACTAGAGTTCTCAGTTTACCCTGCTCCCCAGGTGTCCACAGCAGTGGTGGAGCCCTACAACTCCATCCTGACCACCCACACCACCCTGGAGCACTCTGACTGCTCTTTCATGGTGGACAACGAGGCCATCTTTGACATCTGCAAGCGTAACCTGGGAGTGGAGCGGCCATCTTACACCAACCTGAACCGCCTCATTGCCCAGATTGTCTCTTCCATCACAGCCTCCCTGCGCTTCGATGGAGCTCTCAACGTAGACCTGACAGAGTTCCAGACCAACCTTGTGCCTTACCCCCGTATCCACTTTCCCCTGGTCACCTACGCTCCCATCATCTCAGCAGAAAAGGCCTACCACGAGCAGCTCTCTGTCCCTGAGATCACCAACGCCTGCTTTGAGCCGGCTaaccagatggtgaagtgtgatccCAGACGCGGCAAGTACATGGCCTGCTGCTTGCTGTACCGTGGCGACGTGGTTCCCAAAGATGTCAACGCAGCCATCGCCAGCATCAAGACCCGGCGCAACATCGAGTTTGTGGATTGGTGTCCCACTGGGTTCAAGGtgggtattaactaccagccccCTACGGTGGTTCCTGGAGGAGACCAGGCCAAGGTCCAGAGGGCTGTGTGTATGCTGAGTAATACCACAGCCATCGCTGAGGCTTGGAGTCGTCTGGACCACAAGTTTGACCTGATGTATGCCAAGAGAGCCTTCGTGCACTGGTATGTAGGTGAGGGCATGGAGGAGGGGGAGTTCTCTGAGGCCAGAGAGGATATGGCTGCTCTGGAGAAGGACTATGAGGAGGTGGGGGCGGACTCTGGGGACGCCTGTGAGGA